Sequence from the Fibrobacter sp. UWR2 genome:
CCCGAAGACATCATAAAGGACCCTTACGTTTTGGAATTTCTTGGGGTAAACGAAGACCAGAAATACCTTGAAGGAGATATCGAGGAGAAGGTTGTCGCCAACTTGCAAACATTCTTGTTGGAGTTCGGCAAAGGCTTCGCTTTTATCGGACGGCAGTACAAGATGCAGATTGGTGCCAGACAGTTCAAAGTTGATTTGGTGTTCTACAATTACAATCTCAAGTGCTTTGTTCTTATTGATTTAAAACGCGGCGAAATCGAGCATTACGATGTGGGGCAAATGAACATGTACCTGAATTTCTTCAAAAAAGAGGTCTGCGCCCAAGATGACAATCCGCCTATCGGAATCGTACTCGGTGCCTACAAGGACCAGTTGTTGATGGAATACGCGATGCAGGGAATAGAAAACAATTTATTCGTAAGCAAGTACCAACTTTATCTTCCCAAGCGCGAAGAATTGCAGAGCGAACTTGAAAAACTGCTTTCGGGAAAGTGACATAAAGACTCGCAATTTCAAGTTTGTTTGCGGACAGAAACGAACAATACTTGCTGATTTTTGCCGAATTTAGTCTAATAATGGATTTTCTTTCAAGTGCAGGTGGCCGCTTCTACTATGCGCAACACGCATAGTGGGCATAAAAATTACGCATTACGCGGCCGTCCTGAAATTATTTATATTAAAGGCAACCGGTTCAAAGGAATTTTTTACAGAAAAGGCGGATCCCATGAAAAAAATCACCTTGATTCTTTTATCACTTCTTCTAGGAGTCTCTATGGCAGCAGAAAAGAAAATCCTCGTCGTTTACTATTCCCGTGCTGACGAAAACTATTCCGTCGGGAACATTTCCAAGGGCAATACTGAAATCATTGCCGAGATGATTGCGAAAAAGACGGGCGGCACGCTCTTGCACGTGGAACCCGCGAAGGAATACCCCAAGGGCTACGACGACTGCATCAACGTGGCCAAGAAGGAACTTGCGCAGGACGCGCGTCCGGCAATCAAGCCGGTGAACGTGAACCCCGAAGAATTCGACGAAATTTACGTCGGCTACCCGGTGTGGTGGGGCGAGATGCCCATGCCCATGTTCACCTTCTTCGAAAAGTATAACCTGAAGGGCAAGACGATTCACCCGTTCGTGACCCACGAAGGCAGCGGCCTTTCGGGTGTTGCCCGCCTCAAGAAGGTGACCGGCGCGAATGTGACCCCCGGCCTTGCCATCTACGGACACGTGGCCCAGAACGAACGCGACAAGGCCCAGAAAGAAGTGGACAAGTGGGTGAAGTAATCGGCTAGCGCCTTAGTTAGAATCGCTAGTCTGCTTTCTTTTCAGTTCAATTAAATCGAAATACATCAGACGGCTGTTCAATGGCCTGTCAGGACCGAGGCAACGAAATTCGCGTTCCTGTTCTTCGGTGCTGAACAGGAACTTGAACTCATTGTTCTGGTAGAACTTGAGGTTTCGTTCGTTATTGTAGGAATCTACCAGCAGAAAACGGCAACCGGTCTTGTTGAGCGGATCGACGAACCAGGCCTTTATAAAACTGAGAACGTCGCTTCCCAAATGCTTGCTTTGGAATTTTTGGCTAATTCCGAGACGACCGATCATGACTGCCGGATAACTGCTGTATATTTTTTCGCGGGGGATGTTTTTCTCAATCTTTCTTTTGCGAGATCCGGGAATTTTCTTGATGCTGTCATTGGAAAGAGTGAAAACCGCCACCAGTTGTGCCGGGTCATCAACAAGGGAGAAACAATAATTCTTGCAAAGCAATTCGTCGCTCTGCAAAAAAGCGTCTTTTGTGAAGAAATCGTCCAAGTCGTTGTCCCCGCACTTGAATGATTTGCATAGGGCGGCCTTGCCTTGAGTGTAGAACCCAAAGCGGCAATTCTGTTGGAGAAAGTTCATTACTTAAATTCTCTAAAATCGGCCTTGGAGAGGATGTCCCTGGCCTGTTCAATTTGCTTGGAGAAATCGATGGAACCGCGACGCTTTTCGCTTTCTTCCATCATGAGGTCAAACCTGTCCGACGCTTCGCCGGTCAGTATCGGTACTGATGCGATTGCTAGTGCCATGATGACCTCCATTGTTGAATTGAACTATAGTCAATATACATTTTTCCTCGTGCTGGTGCAAGTGGTGAAACTGGAGTCAATTGGCTTATTTGAGGAAAATGAAGCCTTTTGACCATACAAGAGCAAAAATATATTTTTAGAGTGTCATAAAATGACAAAATGGAAAAGAAACGGAATTTTGTCGTTTTCACTATGCGTTTCGCGCATACTGAGCATGAAAAAATGGTATTTTGCGGGGTTTGCGCATTTATTTATATTAAAGGCGTAGAAAAAAAGGAATAAACCATGAAACTAGGGACGATTATGACGATGCTTGGTATGGGTGCGGTGCTTGCCGCGTGTGATTGCTGCCCGCAGGGCGAGGCAAAGGCGCTTTCGCAGGACAAGGAACTGCGTGCCGTGATGGACAACTTCACGCAGAACGAGGTTCCGGCGGCGACTCCGCTTGTGGAAAAGCGCGAGGTGGAGTTGATTCGCCTGGTGTCGCTTGTGACGCAGCAGTCGGGCGCTCTTTTGCAAGAAGAAGTGGCGACAGCGCTTGCGCAGGGGCTTGCTCCCGAAGAAATTCTCGAGGCGATTTACCAGTGCGCTCCCTACACCGGGTTCCCGCGGACAGTGGATGCGGTTGAAATTGCCCGCAACGTGTTCAAGGCGAAGAACGTGAAGGTGGACGAAAACCGTGCGACGGTGACGGCGCAGTCCCGTCTGGAGGCGGGTGCAGATGCGCAGGGAACGCTGTTCGGCCAGACTTTCCGCGACATGGCGAAGAACGGCAAGAGCGGTATGCCGACTATCAACTACTTCCTTGCGAGCAACTGCTTTGGCGATTACTACACCCGCAAGGGGCTCGACCTGAATACCCGCGAACTCTTGACGATGGCGATTCTCGTGAACCTGGGAACGGAGCCGCAGCTCAAGGCGCATATCGGCGCGAACCTGAAGATTCGCACGGCCGAATATGTGGAACAGGCGATTTACAACTGCCTGCCGTATTGCGGTTATCCGCGCACGCTGAATGCGTTGCGACTGCTTAAGGAAGCAGTGGCTGAGACGGCAAGCCAACAAGGCCCTTCGGCAAGCTCAGGGACCTTGAACGCGGCTGGTGCTGTAAACGCGGCGGTCGCAAAAACCATGCCGGGCAAGGACTGGAGTGTGTTCCCGGTGGGCAAGCCGAACGACGCCTACGCCAAGTATTTCATGGGCAAGAGCTATCTCGACATGATCAGCAAGGAACAGGTGGGTGTCGGGAACGTGACTTTTGAACCGGCATGCCGCAACAACTGGCATATCCATCATGCAAAGAAGGGCGGTGGCCAAATTCTCATCGCGACGGCGGGCCGCGGCTACTATCAGGAATGGGGCAAGCCGGCGGTGGAACTGAAGCCCGGCGACGTGGTGAACATTCCGGCTGGTGTCAAGCATTGGCACGGGGCGGCTCCGGATTCCTGGTTCCAACATTTGGCAATTGAAGTCCCTGGTGAAGGCAGTCGCAACGAATGGCTTGAGCCCGTGAGCGACGAAGACTACGGGAAGTTGAAATAATGTTTGCCAGAATTCTCGCTTGTGCATTTATTGGCCTTATGACGGTAGGAACTTTTGCGGCGGCACCTGTGCCCGATGGCTTCGTGCTTATCAAGGGCGGAACTTGAACTCGTGAAGCCCTATTCCGACGACTACAATACCGTCTTGAAGCAGGCGCAGAACGACCAGCACAAACAGGCGCGCCCTGCCCTCAAGAAAAAGCCCGACGCAAAGAAGTGGGCCGACTACGAAACGATTATCATCGGTTACCCCAACTGGTGGGCGAGTATCCCGATGCCTATTGCGACTTTGCTCGAAAGTTACGACTTTACGGGCAAGCGGATTCTGCCGTTCTGCTCCCACGGTGGCGGGCGCTTTGGCCAGAGCATCACCGCGATTGCGAAACTCGCGCCCAACGCAAAAATCGGCGAAGGCCTTTCGGTGCATTATTCCGGCGGTTCAAGCCTCTCGAAAGATGTGGCCAAGTGGCTCGAGAAAAACGGCGTGAAGACGAAATAATGTATATTCCCT
This genomic interval carries:
- a CDS encoding flavodoxin: MAAEKKILVVYYSRADENYSVGNISKGNTEIIAEMIAKKTGGTLLHVEPAKEYPKGYDDCINVAKKELAQDARPAIKPVNVNPEEFDEIYVGYPVWWGEMPMPMFTFFEKYNLKGKTIHPFVTHEGSGLSGVARLKKVTGANVTPGLAIYGHVAQNERDKAQKEVDKWVK
- a CDS encoding GNAT family N-acetyltransferase, encoding MNFLQQNCRFGFYTQGKAALCKSFKCGDNDLDDFFTKDAFLQSDELLCKNYCFSLVDDPAQLVAVFTLSNDSIKKIPGSRKRKIEKNIPREKIYSSYPAVMIGRLGISQKFQSKHLGSDVLSFIKAWFVDPLNKTGCRFLLVDSYNNERNLKFYQNNEFKFLFSTEEQEREFRCLGPDRPLNSRLMYFDLIELKRKQTSDSN
- a CDS encoding carboxymuconolactone decarboxylase family protein, whose protein sequence is MAKNGKSGMPTINYFLASNCFGDYYTRKGLDLNTRELLTMAILVNLGTEPQLKAHIGANLKIRTAEYVEQAIYNCLPYCGYPRTLNALRLLKEAVAETASQQGPSASSGTLNAAGAVNAAVAKTMPGKDWSVFPVGKPNDAYAKYFMGKSYLDMISKEQVGVGNVTFEPACRNNWHIHHAKKGGGQILIATAGRGYYQEWGKPAVELKPGDVVNIPAGVKHWHGAAPDSWFQHLAIEVPGEGSRNEWLEPVSDEDYGKLK
- a CDS encoding flavodoxin; the encoded protein is MASCLSRAELELVKPYSDDYNTVLKQAQNDQHKQARPALKKKPDAKKWADYETIIIGYPNWWASIPMPIATLLESYDFTGKRILPFCSHGGGRFGQSITAIAKLAPNAKIGEGLSVHYSGGSSLSKDVAKWLEKNGVKTK